From the Archangium lipolyticum genome, the window ACCTGCAACACGAGCGTGAGGGCCTGCACCCAGAACTCGATGCCCGCGAAGGCGGCCGTGCGCGCGTTCGTGCCCGAGGCCAGCCTGTCCACGATGTGGGCCTGCTGGTTGTAGAGGAAGGTGGAGGTGGCGGCGTAGAGCAATATCTGCAACCCCAGCCCCAGCAGCAGCGGCGAGGAGAACAGCAGCCGCAATCCCGCGAAGATTCCGCCGCCCACCGGCGTCTCCGCGACGGCCGCCCGCGGCTGCAGGGTGGAGGCCCGGCGCGACAGCCGCCGCACGCATTGCGCGCTGACCTCCAGCATCACCGCCGTGAAGAGCATCAGGTTCGTCGCCCCCAGCGGCTCGGCCAGGAGACTCACCAGGAAGGGACCCACCAACATCCCCACCGTGCCCCCCGCGGCGATGAAGCCGAAGAGCCTCCGGCCCTGCTCGCTCTCGAACAGGTCCGCCATGAAGCTCCAGAAGACGGAGACCACGAAGAGGTTGTAGACGCTCACCCAGACGAAGAAGGCGCGCGCCACGTGGTCGCCCCCCACGCCCAGCTTCAGCACTCCGAAGAAGCCCAACAGGTTGAGCAGGAAGAAACGGTAGACCAGCGGTATCACCCGCTGCCGCGGCCAGCGCGACACCAGCGCCGAGAACGCCGGCACCGCCACCAGCATCACCACGAAGGTCGCCGTGAAGAGCCACGACACGTTCTTCACGCCCTTCGCCGTCGCCATCTCGTCCCGCAGCGGCTTGAGGATGGCGTAGCCGCACATCAGCGTGAAGAAGTACACGAAGGACAGCAGGACCGCTCCCACCTCCTCGTCCTTCACGTTCACGAATCGCTTGAGCATGAGTGCCGGTGCCATCCCCGTGGGCCCTCGGACGGGGTTGGCTCCCCTCCGAGCGTGCCGCCACCAACCGCGACACCCCGGTACTATTCCCAATGCTGATGGGGCACACCAGCCAGCGCTCTGGAACCGGGGCGCTCCGTGACTTCTCGTGAAGCGCTCCCGGTCCGCGGGTACGTGGGGGTGGACCCGGTACCCTCACCCCGACCCTCTCCCGGAGGGAGAGGGAGGGGCTGGCCGGAGCTGGGACTGGGGCTGGGGGGGTCTACTTGCCCGTCACCTGGCGCAACACCGCCTCCACCCTCGGCAGCGCCGCCTTGATCTCCTCCACCGATACGGCTCCCACCGACAGACGGAACCAGCCCGTGTCCTCCTTCAGACCGAACGCCTGGAAGGGCACCAGCGCGAACCCCGCCTTTTCCAGCAGCAGCTTGCGGATCTCATCGTTCGTCTTGAGCCCCGCCTTGCCGATCAGATCGAACTGCACCGACAGGTAGA encodes:
- a CDS encoding NTP/NDP exchange transporter; its protein translation is MLKRFVNVKDEEVGAVLLSFVYFFTLMCGYAILKPLRDEMATAKGVKNVSWLFTATFVVMLVAVPAFSALVSRWPRQRVIPLVYRFFLLNLLGFFGVLKLGVGGDHVARAFFVWVSVYNLFVVSVFWSFMADLFESEQGRRLFGFIAAGGTVGMLVGPFLVSLLAEPLGATNLMLFTAVMLEVSAQCVRRLSRRASTLQPRAAVAETPVGGGIFAGLRLLFSSPLLLGLGLQILLYAATSTFLYNQQAHIVDRLASGTNARTAAFAGIEFWVQALTLVLQVLVTGRLMTRFGLGVALAVAPLLTGLGFLGLAALPTMGVLIGFKSLRNASHYAFERPGREVLFTSVDRETKYKSKGFIDTVVYRGSDSVSSWLYTGLDSLGMGAAGLALTAVPFAGLWLAVSLWLARLQQRFSTPSAGASGLAPTADAAR